A single Lolium perenne isolate Kyuss_39 chromosome 6, Kyuss_2.0, whole genome shotgun sequence DNA region contains:
- the LOC127309688 gene encoding uncharacterized protein, with protein sequence MERSGEMPPPAAAGKKPKQLRRRWRPDEHTRFLEALHMFGRDWTRIEEHVGTRTPKQLRSHAQKYFENARKLGVTGLPPPRPMRRRKHAVAVTQQPQSSAARQPPPLLGMQSSDWASISGTSASGWFNHGGVESQTEQVAVTYPDDNSFMGTASFFSAMTMDMNWNGTGSTSEVPPSSLPDLTTVLSGNEVELEPWDIIMQEIRDMGLELDFDLSISPSNIIDAAGESEYGAPPPPHHGVPAVSDQPETSPNTEGGCSCDAKVDG encoded by the exons ATGGAAAGGAGtggagagatgccgccgccggcgGCAGCGGGGAAGAAGCCGAAGCAGCTtcggaggaggtggaggcccgaCGAGCACACGCGATTCCTCGAGGCGCTGCACAT GTTCGGTCGCGACTGGACGAGGATCGAGGAGCATGTCGGCACCAGGACCCCCAAACAG CTCCGCAGCCATGCTCAGAAGTACTTCGAGAATGCCCGAAAGCTGGGTGTCACCGGGCTGCCGCCCCCGAGGCCGATGCGCAGGCGCAAGCACGCCGTGGCCGTGACGCAGCAGCCACAGAGCTCGGCCGCCCGACAGCCACCGCCGCTGCTGG GCATGCAGAGCTCCGACTGGGCGAGCATTTCAGGCACTTCAGCTTCAGGGTGGTTCAACCATGGAGGTGTAGAAAGTCAGACTGAACAAGTTGCTGTAACATATCCAG ACGACAATTCCTTCATGGGGACAGCAAGCTTCTTCAGCGCTATGACCATGGACATGAACTGGAATGGCACTGGCAGCACAAGTGAAGTGCCGCCCTCGTCTCTGCCGGACTTGACGACCGTGCTAAGTGGCAATGAGGTTGAGCTGGAGCCTTGGGACATCATCATGCAGGAGATCAGGGATATGGGACTGGAGCtggactttgatttgtcgatTTCCCCATCTAATATCATCGACGCAGCTGGGGAAAGCGAATATGGTGCTCCTCCGCCGCCGCATCATGGCGTTCCTGCTGTCTCTGATCAACCTGAAACATCGCCGAACACAGAAGGAGGGTGCTCTTGTGACGCCAAAGTTGATGGCTAG